From a region of the Desulfovibrio legallii genome:
- a CDS encoding putative sulfate exporter family transporter, with protein sequence MASTKAGYNEDKVALLIGCFIFVLGLGKMVGLDPLGWVLKMGMWVDNPVDSWRSATKGMLPGWGALVASYVFITALLAIGVKAMKGNVGKFIYGFTIIFFIGIACYTVGANAYVAANPTQLSKMGITWSLGLSTEAGLIVALLMGIFIGNFAPNFAESLHDACRPELFVKIAIVILGAELGVKAADAAGFAGHIIFRGLCAIVEAYLLYWALVYYISRKYFKFNKEWAAPLASGISICGVSAAIATGGAIRARPVVPIMVSSLVVVFTCIEMLILPFAAQYFLYSEPMVAGGWMGLAVKSDGGAIASGAITESLILAKMAGLGTQWEPGWIVMVTTTVKIFIDMFIGVWALVLAYIWTAKFDKTRGERTMTWGDVMDRFPRFVLGYLGTFLILLTICLSSPELHKLGKGMSGAMNGFRVLFFLLTFFSIGLVSNFHKLKEEGIGRLAVVYIVCLFGFIIWIGLFISYAFFHGMTPPVVGA encoded by the coding sequence ATGGCATCAACAAAGGCAGGTTATAATGAGGATAAAGTCGCCCTGCTGATTGGCTGCTTTATCTTCGTTCTGGGCCTCGGCAAAATGGTCGGCCTGGATCCGTTGGGTTGGGTTCTCAAAATGGGCATGTGGGTTGATAACCCCGTGGACAGCTGGCGTTCGGCCACCAAGGGCATGCTGCCCGGCTGGGGTGCGCTGGTTGCCAGCTATGTGTTCATTACCGCTTTGCTCGCCATCGGCGTTAAGGCCATGAAGGGCAATGTGGGCAAGTTCATTTATGGATTTACTATCATTTTCTTCATTGGCATCGCCTGCTACACCGTGGGCGCCAACGCTTACGTGGCCGCCAACCCCACGCAGCTCAGCAAAATGGGCATCACGTGGTCCTTGGGACTGAGCACGGAAGCGGGCCTGATTGTGGCGCTGCTCATGGGCATCTTTATCGGCAACTTCGCTCCCAACTTTGCGGAATCGTTGCACGATGCCTGCCGGCCAGAGCTGTTTGTTAAAATCGCTATCGTCATTCTGGGTGCGGAATTGGGCGTGAAGGCCGCTGATGCTGCCGGTTTTGCCGGTCACATCATTTTCCGAGGCCTCTGCGCCATCGTGGAAGCGTACCTGCTCTATTGGGCCCTCGTGTACTACATTTCGCGCAAATACTTCAAGTTCAATAAAGAATGGGCCGCGCCTCTGGCTTCGGGCATTTCCATCTGCGGCGTTTCCGCGGCCATTGCCACGGGCGGCGCCATCCGCGCCCGGCCTGTGGTGCCCATCATGGTTTCCTCGCTGGTGGTTGTGTTCACCTGCATTGAAATGCTGATTCTGCCCTTTGCGGCGCAGTACTTCCTGTACAGCGAGCCCATGGTGGCCGGCGGCTGGATGGGCCTTGCGGTCAAGTCCGACGGCGGCGCCATCGCCAGCGGCGCCATCACAGAATCGCTGATTCTGGCCAAAATGGCCGGTCTGGGCACCCAGTGGGAGCCCGGCTGGATCGTGATGGTGACCACGACGGTCAAAATCTTTATTGATATGTTCATCGGCGTCTGGGCTCTGGTGCTGGCATACATCTGGACCGCCAAATTTGATAAGACCCGCGGCGAGCGCACCATGACCTGGGGCGACGTGATGGACCGCTTCCCCCGCTTCGTGCTGGGGTATCTGGGCACCTTCCTGATCCTGCTGACCATCTGCCTGTCCTCGCCTGAGCTGCACAAGCTCGGTAAGGGCATGTCCGGCGCCATGAACGGCTTCCGCGTGCTCTTCTTCCTGCTGACCTTCTTCAGCATCGGTCTGGTTTCCAACTTCCACAAGCTGAAGGAAGAAGGCATCGGCCGGCTCGCCGTGGTGTACATCGTGTGCCTGTTCGGCTTCATCATCTGGATTGGTCTGTTCATTTCCTATGCCTTCTTCCACGGCATGACCCCGCCTGTGGTGGGTGCGTAG
- a CDS encoding bacteriocin-type signal sequence, which translates to MDNNEVKLHEEIQKMEYEPLDPVELKLVRWSIGLGIFLLVVLFLISKFVMTTH; encoded by the coding sequence ATGGATAACAATGAAGTGAAGCTCCATGAAGAAATCCAGAAGATGGAGTATGAACCCCTGGATCCTGTTGAACTGAAGCTCGTGCGCTGGAGCATCGGTCTGGGCATCTTTCTGCTGGTGGTGCTCTTTCTCATCAGCAAGTTCGTGATGACCACGCACTAG